The following is a genomic window from Candidatus Latescibacter sp..
GAAACTGTCATTAAGTTTTTCTACTTTAATAATTTTATGCCCTTCTTCCTTTACTGAACGCGGGACGTTTCGCATAGGCTCGCCGTCATCCAGGACAATCTCAAGAATCTGTCCTTCCTCTATCTGCGCCAGAGCAACCTTCACCTTCACAAAGTTCATCGGGCAGGCAACCCCCTTTAAATCCAGACGCTGCTCAACGTTTTCTTCCATGGCTAAATAGACCTTTCTGTCTTGTTTATTATTCTACAATACGGTTATCCCCTTTGGTAAGCAACACAC
Proteins encoded in this region:
- a CDS encoding sulfurtransferase TusA family protein encodes the protein MEENVEQRLDLKGVACPMNFVKVKVALAQIEEGQILEIVLDDGEPMRNVPRSVKEEGHKIIKVEKLNDSFRLLVRKGG